In Thermococcus thioreducens, a genomic segment contains:
- a CDS encoding NAD+ synthase, producing MRVLDYGAAIDRITWFIREKVGEAGADGVVVGISGGIDSATVAHLAVRALGKDKVLGLIMPYYENGDLEDARLVCEALGIDYRVISIKPIVDEFERAVGGLDVKSRGNVMARTRMVLLYAHANAMNRLVLGTSNRSEVLTGYFTKWGDGASDYAPLINLYKTEVWEIAKLLGVPERIIKKKPTAGLWEGQTDEDELGISYRLLDEILWRMVDLGKEKSEIAEELGIPLERVEYVEKLIRGSEHKRRLPVGPVF from the coding sequence ATGAGAGTACTTGATTACGGCGCGGCTATCGATAGGATAACCTGGTTTATCCGTGAAAAGGTTGGGGAAGCAGGTGCTGACGGAGTTGTCGTCGGGATAAGCGGGGGCATAGACAGCGCTACAGTTGCACACCTCGCCGTAAGGGCACTTGGAAAGGATAAGGTTCTCGGCCTGATAATGCCGTACTACGAGAACGGCGACCTTGAGGATGCCAGGCTCGTATGTGAGGCCCTGGGAATTGATTACAGGGTGATCAGTATAAAGCCCATTGTGGATGAGTTCGAGAGGGCAGTCGGTGGACTTGACGTTAAGAGCAGGGGCAACGTAATGGCCAGGACCAGGATGGTTCTGCTGTACGCGCACGCCAACGCCATGAACCGCCTCGTCCTCGGAACCAGCAACAGGAGCGAGGTTCTCACGGGGTACTTCACCAAGTGGGGCGACGGTGCGAGCGACTACGCGCCGCTCATAAACCTCTACAAGACAGAGGTCTGGGAGATAGCGAAACTTCTTGGAGTTCCGGAGAGAATAATCAAGAAGAAGCCTACAGCCGGGCTGTGGGAGGGGCAGACCGACGAGGACGAGCTTGGAATAAGCTACCGCCTCCTCGATGAGATACTCTGGCGCATGGTTGACCTCGGAAAGGAAAAGAGTGAAATCGCTGAGGAGCTCGGAATACCATTGGAAAGGGTTGAGTACGTCGAGAAGCTGATAAGGGGCAGTGAACACAAGAGGCGCCTCCCGGTCGGCCCGGTCTTCTGA
- a CDS encoding EamA family transporter produces MKRGYIFVFLAASMWGTLGIFAKYLDGFGLTPFTMVFYRVFFAIVLLALYLRLRGIDFSLERSRLRFYALYGFFSIFLFYTLYFYTVTISSVSFAVLLLYTAPVYSIVLGRLVFNEPLVREKVTALGMVMLGVLLVNWGDVRFSTKALLFGLLTGLTYALYGVLAKFAVRDDEPEKALFYTLLFGMIYLLPFTAFSVPSGALPYLFALAFFPTFLGYILYNHALKEIEVSRASIVATIEPVVAIALAFLLFGESLTAKQLVGAALIIGGSALVHLKEEEKPEESIIEEVLEEVH; encoded by the coding sequence ATGAAGCGAGGCTACATTTTCGTTTTTCTAGCCGCCTCCATGTGGGGGACTCTGGGCATATTCGCCAAGTACCTTGACGGTTTTGGATTAACGCCCTTCACGATGGTGTTCTACAGGGTTTTCTTCGCCATAGTCCTCCTGGCACTGTATCTCCGCCTCAGGGGCATAGATTTCTCCCTTGAGCGCTCCCGCCTCAGATTCTACGCCCTCTACGGCTTCTTCAGCATCTTCCTATTTTACACCCTCTACTTCTACACGGTAACGATATCGTCGGTTTCATTTGCCGTTCTGCTCCTCTATACTGCCCCGGTATATTCAATAGTCCTCGGCAGGCTGGTCTTCAACGAGCCGTTGGTGAGGGAGAAGGTCACCGCCCTGGGAATGGTTATGCTTGGCGTTCTCCTTGTGAACTGGGGGGATGTGCGGTTTTCCACAAAGGCTCTGCTCTTCGGACTGCTGACGGGTTTAACCTACGCACTTTACGGTGTTCTGGCGAAGTTCGCCGTTAGGGACGACGAGCCCGAGAAAGCGCTCTTCTACACGCTCCTCTTCGGCATGATTTACCTCCTTCCGTTCACGGCCTTCTCGGTGCCCTCGGGCGCCCTTCCTTACCTCTTTGCCCTGGCGTTCTTCCCGACATTCTTGGGCTACATACTCTACAACCACGCCCTAAAGGAGATTGAGGTGAGCAGGGCCAGCATAGTCGCCACGATTGAACCTGTCGTGGCGATAGCACTGGCGTTCCTTTTATTTGGTGAGTCCCTTACGGCCAAACAGCTGGTTGGAGCGGCTCTCATAATTGGGGGTTCTGCCCTGGTGCATCTAAAAGAGGAAGAAAAGCCGGAAGAGAGCATTATTGAAGAGGTGCTCGAAGAGGTTCATTAG
- the glnA gene encoding type I glutamate--ammonia ligase: MNSLSASEKGTLFEPKKVKFIQLIFVDINGVPKGMEVPIGRYDEAIEDGIAFDGSSIPGFEGIEDSDLIFKADPSAYAEIPWEGISRVYGYIYKGRKPYPADPRGVLRGALEELEKAGFRAYIGPEPEFYLFKKNGSWELQIPDSGGYFDLVTLDRARELKREIALHMPALGLVPEVLHHEVGKAQHEIDFRYDEALRTADNIVSFKYIVKAISEMHGLYATFMPKPLYGFPGNGMHLHISLWKDGENAFIGDEGLSETALYFVGGILAHAKALTAVTNPTVNSYKRLVPGYEAPVYISWGYRNRSALIRVPAFWGNGARIEYRCPDPSANPYLAFAAILMAGLDGIRRKIEPDAYVEENVYEMGDSKRKSLGIDTLPESLGEALEELKKDGVVREALGGAYRNFIAYKEREWEGYLEYLGAKGLPEDTKKVTEWELERYFHV; this comes from the coding sequence ATGAACAGTTTGAGCGCGTCAGAAAAGGGAACCCTCTTCGAACCCAAGAAGGTGAAATTTATCCAGCTTATTTTCGTGGACATTAACGGAGTTCCAAAAGGCATGGAAGTTCCCATAGGGAGATACGACGAGGCCATAGAAGACGGCATAGCCTTTGACGGCTCCTCAATCCCAGGATTTGAAGGGATAGAGGACAGCGACTTGATATTCAAAGCGGACCCATCAGCCTACGCGGAGATACCATGGGAAGGAATTTCAAGGGTCTATGGATATATATACAAGGGCAGAAAGCCCTATCCAGCCGACCCCAGAGGTGTCCTCAGGGGTGCCCTTGAAGAACTCGAAAAGGCCGGATTCAGGGCGTACATAGGGCCGGAACCGGAGTTCTACCTCTTCAAGAAGAACGGTTCCTGGGAGCTCCAGATACCCGACAGCGGTGGTTATTTTGACCTCGTGACCCTTGACAGGGCCAGGGAGTTAAAGAGGGAGATAGCGCTCCACATGCCGGCCCTCGGACTCGTTCCCGAGGTTCTCCACCACGAGGTTGGGAAGGCACAGCACGAGATAGACTTCCGCTATGATGAAGCCCTAAGGACGGCAGACAACATAGTCAGCTTCAAGTACATCGTAAAGGCTATATCGGAGATGCACGGGCTCTACGCCACGTTCATGCCAAAGCCCCTCTACGGCTTTCCCGGAAACGGAATGCACCTCCACATAAGCCTCTGGAAAGACGGGGAGAACGCATTTATTGGTGATGAAGGGCTCAGCGAGACCGCACTTTACTTCGTAGGGGGTATACTCGCCCACGCAAAGGCCCTGACAGCAGTAACCAACCCCACTGTGAACAGCTACAAGCGTCTCGTCCCGGGCTACGAGGCCCCGGTATACATAAGCTGGGGCTACAGGAACAGAAGTGCGCTGATAAGGGTTCCGGCCTTCTGGGGCAACGGTGCCAGGATAGAGTACCGCTGTCCCGATCCGAGTGCCAACCCATACCTGGCATTTGCAGCGATACTGATGGCCGGGCTGGACGGAATAAGGAGAAAAATCGAGCCCGACGCGTATGTTGAGGAAAACGTCTATGAGATGGGCGATTCCAAGCGGAAAAGCCTGGGCATAGACACACTACCTGAAAGCCTTGGCGAAGCCTTGGAGGAACTCAAGAAGGACGGGGTCGTCAGGGAAGCCCTGGGCGGTGCATACAGGAACTTCATAGCATACAAGGAGCGTGAGTGGGAGGGGTATCTCGAATACCTGGGCGCTAAGGGTCTTCCCGAGGATACGAAGAAGGTTACTGAATGGGAGCTGGAGAGGTACTTCCACGTCTAA
- a CDS encoding DUF61 family protein, translating into MPKAEDILNREIARVNLHLPADRPTLKQLLGEKEPRVRLRDGSYHHFRRSELEYLISLLDEGEEERLRIPIVLEISTLYRGYFRVRGRTEVKVIEKILGTYDILDEKIEGLYPRYLLPKIRKALPTTTTYAFITE; encoded by the coding sequence ATGCCGAAAGCTGAAGACATACTGAACAGGGAGATAGCTCGGGTAAACCTTCACCTTCCAGCGGACAGGCCCACTCTGAAACAGCTGTTGGGGGAAAAGGAACCGAGGGTCAGGTTGCGCGATGGGAGCTATCACCACTTCAGGCGTTCCGAGCTGGAGTATCTCATCTCACTCCTCGATGAGGGAGAGGAAGAACGTTTGAGGATACCGATAGTACTTGAAATAAGCACGCTGTACCGGGGCTACTTCAGGGTGAGGGGAAGAACAGAGGTTAAGGTCATTGAGAAAATCCTCGGTACCTACGATATCCTGGATGAAAAAATAGAGGGGCTCTATCCGAGATATCTCCTTCCGAAAATCAGAAAAGCCCTCCCGACGACAACGACGTATGCGTTCATAACGGAGTGA
- a CDS encoding COG1361 family protein — protein sequence MRKAVVALILLTLVMALLPGSSAQFVTFTTNDEITLLRGDYSIGTIMLTNAGGFSFKIVSYQKFWVEDDNGNVVPGFNLTLTPTIFSDWTSQKTYSVSYNISCASNVSGGTYTLYLRFLAFTSDNSMYIVHATVPLHVIEGALDFGVADAYVKERPGSPYVLNGETIVVFSHVNNIGHSRVPVHATVSFSLGGKVYFLENRTLNMAPGDNLVRFEVPVGYELPEGTYRLEYVLKYDDGTYRYSREIPVKFGVKLVGASLQSDTVKLGGENRAYLTLLSERNVNLNLTVETYRNGTLVARTVEPTVIRGGTNVIEVSLPTNVSGGLTSLIELTFDRRVIGKSNVSYKVLAPPTIKDVTYEKVPDNEVVFKILIENPNSEPFEGQLSYRIVSNGSVLYKDSLESTIKPGINEVSLRFNLPVGLAVGYEFTLSAMGETSVSKGELYLEPPAPPTTATTTTTTTASNTTTTTPAGTSAGLWVGILVVAFLLLAVGAFYYNTRGGGKSRKRVRPKPKRRSPLGRFKRPKEPKFRENRELPKKK from the coding sequence ATGCGGAAGGCAGTGGTTGCGTTGATCCTCCTAACTCTGGTCATGGCACTTCTCCCGGGCTCCTCCGCCCAGTTTGTCACTTTTACAACAAACGACGAAATTACCCTGCTCCGCGGGGACTACAGTATCGGGACGATAATGCTGACGAATGCCGGTGGCTTCAGTTTTAAAATAGTCAGCTATCAGAAATTCTGGGTGGAAGATGATAACGGCAACGTTGTTCCGGGCTTTAATCTCACCTTGACTCCAACTATTTTCAGTGATTGGACATCCCAGAAGACCTATTCTGTGTCATACAACATATCCTGCGCCTCCAATGTTTCAGGTGGAACATACACACTCTATCTGCGTTTCCTGGCGTTTACCTCTGACAACTCCATGTACATAGTCCACGCCACAGTGCCGCTCCATGTGATTGAGGGGGCTCTGGATTTTGGGGTGGCGGATGCCTATGTTAAGGAGCGTCCAGGTTCCCCTTATGTTCTCAACGGAGAGACTATAGTGGTGTTTTCCCATGTTAACAACATAGGGCACTCAAGAGTTCCCGTTCATGCTACCGTCTCCTTTTCCCTTGGGGGGAAGGTGTATTTCCTCGAAAACAGAACCCTCAACATGGCCCCTGGGGACAACTTAGTTCGCTTTGAAGTGCCTGTAGGGTATGAACTGCCCGAGGGCACGTACAGGCTGGAGTACGTGCTCAAGTATGATGATGGGACATACAGATACTCGCGGGAGATTCCCGTCAAGTTTGGGGTGAAGCTTGTAGGGGCCTCCCTTCAGTCGGACACGGTAAAGCTTGGGGGGGAGAACAGAGCATATCTAACCCTCCTATCAGAGAGAAACGTTAACCTGAATCTCACCGTGGAGACCTACAGGAACGGGACGCTGGTTGCAAGAACCGTTGAACCCACCGTGATCAGGGGAGGTACGAACGTCATTGAGGTGAGCCTCCCAACCAACGTGTCCGGAGGGCTGACGTCCCTCATAGAGCTGACCTTTGATAGAAGGGTTATAGGGAAGAGCAACGTTTCGTACAAGGTTCTCGCACCCCCCACTATAAAGGACGTAACCTATGAGAAAGTCCCCGACAACGAGGTCGTCTTCAAGATACTCATTGAGAACCCTAACTCCGAACCCTTTGAGGGGCAGCTTTCCTACAGGATAGTGTCCAATGGAAGCGTTCTCTATAAGGACTCCCTGGAAAGCACAATAAAGCCCGGAATCAACGAGGTCTCTCTGAGGTTCAATCTTCCAGTGGGACTGGCAGTTGGTTATGAATTTACGCTCAGCGCCATGGGTGAAACCAGCGTTTCCAAAGGTGAGTTGTATCTGGAACCTCCAGCTCCACCTACGACAGCTACAACAACCACCACTACAACCGCGTCAAATACCACGACAACGACCCCCGCTGGAACATCGGCGGGCCTCTGGGTGGGGATCCTCGTAGTGGCCTTCCTCCTGCTGGCTGTCGGGGCGTTCTACTACAACACCCGCGGGGGTGGAAAATCCAGAAAACGCGTCCGGCCCAAGCCCAAGAGGCGTTCGCCCCTTGGAAGGTTTAAGAGGCCCAAGGAGCCCAAGTTCAGGGAGAACAGAGAACTTCCAAAGAAGAAGTGA
- a CDS encoding DMT family transporter yields MNGRLKIIISMLIWGSVGIFARFSNLSGLGVAFFRVSLGALLLFPILASSKGWASSLFSIVGAKWKPLLALGVSLALNWVFLFTAFSYTTIANAVLVYYMAPIVATLISWRFLGENLRMKRWLLIGTAFAGLILIMSGQDVDLGNSDFVGILLALIAAFFYSLIPNLGRFLRDVDGKTLTFLQLAVASVVLAPFIAASGVGEPAWWAVFILVSVHTVLALFLYMDGLKEVEVNEAALLSYLDPMSAVVYAFLIFGEVPGVRTALGGALILLASLLDIKARGS; encoded by the coding sequence GTGAACGGAAGGCTGAAAATCATAATTTCAATGCTCATCTGGGGGAGCGTTGGAATATTCGCCCGCTTCTCAAACCTGTCCGGCTTAGGGGTCGCTTTCTTCAGGGTGTCACTTGGGGCGTTGCTACTGTTTCCCATTCTGGCCAGCAGTAAGGGGTGGGCGTCATCTCTTTTTTCGATTGTGGGGGCTAAATGGAAGCCCCTCCTTGCTCTGGGGGTTTCTCTGGCTTTAAACTGGGTCTTCCTCTTCACGGCGTTCAGCTACACCACCATAGCAAACGCGGTTCTCGTCTATTACATGGCTCCGATAGTAGCGACCCTCATCTCGTGGAGGTTCCTCGGGGAGAACCTAAGAATGAAAAGGTGGCTCCTGATAGGGACCGCCTTTGCAGGGCTCATCCTGATAATGAGCGGACAGGATGTCGACCTTGGAAACAGCGACTTCGTTGGAATCTTGCTCGCTCTAATAGCGGCCTTCTTCTATTCGCTGATTCCAAACCTCGGACGGTTTCTGCGCGATGTGGACGGGAAGACCCTGACCTTCCTCCAGCTCGCCGTGGCGTCGGTTGTTTTAGCGCCGTTCATTGCCGCATCGGGCGTTGGAGAGCCCGCCTGGTGGGCGGTTTTTATCCTTGTGAGCGTTCACACAGTACTGGCACTCTTCCTGTACATGGACGGGCTGAAGGAGGTTGAGGTCAACGAGGCGGCTCTGCTGAGCTACCTCGACCCCATGAGCGCGGTGGTCTATGCGTTTCTGATATTCGGAGAGGTTCCAGGGGTTAGAACAGCACTCGGAGGGGCCCTGATACTCCTCGCATCCCTGCTGGATATTAAGGCGAGGGGGTCGTAG
- the priS gene encoding DNA primase catalytic subunit PriS, whose protein sequence is MAELFREVTERERKHYYSKEWSAKKLPEFIVRTLEEREFGFDHTGEGPNDRKNVFMDVRDLEDYVRATAPYAIYSSVALYEEPKDMSGWLGAELVFDIDAKDLPLRRCAHLHEHGQVCPICLEDAKELARDTLIILKEDFGFENVHVVYSGRGYHIRVLDEWALRLDGKAREKILAYISAAEELNYKRDIDSNMIMLSSGYYRVFRLRFGYFIKRISKSHLENFGLSPRQIQDTIENKEKIYQEFVLNAKSPNVSFPSSLKRPPRKGKKRSGLMILLNASSTFSKAYFDGRVTVDVKRILRLPSSLHSKVGLIATYIGPSEKKLERFNPFKDAVPGFRKEEVREAYEEWVEEHGDEM, encoded by the coding sequence ATGGCTGAGCTGTTTAGAGAAGTTACCGAAAGGGAGCGGAAGCACTACTATTCAAAGGAATGGAGCGCCAAAAAACTCCCAGAGTTTATAGTCAGAACCCTTGAGGAGAGGGAGTTTGGGTTTGACCACACCGGAGAGGGACCGAACGACAGAAAGAACGTTTTCATGGACGTCCGCGACCTGGAAGACTATGTGAGGGCTACTGCCCCCTACGCAATCTATTCTTCGGTTGCCCTCTACGAAGAGCCCAAGGATATGAGCGGCTGGCTGGGAGCTGAACTTGTCTTCGACATAGACGCGAAAGATTTGCCCCTGAGAAGATGTGCTCACCTCCACGAGCACGGGCAGGTGTGTCCGATATGCCTGGAGGACGCCAAAGAGCTCGCAAGGGACACTCTGATAATCCTAAAGGAAGACTTCGGCTTTGAGAACGTTCACGTCGTTTATTCGGGGAGGGGTTACCACATAAGGGTTCTCGATGAGTGGGCGTTAAGGCTCGATGGAAAGGCAAGGGAGAAGATACTGGCATACATCAGTGCTGCGGAGGAGCTAAACTATAAAAGGGATATTGACAGTAATATGATAATGCTCTCTTCCGGCTACTACCGAGTATTTCGGTTGAGATTTGGATACTTTATAAAAAGAATTAGCAAAAGCCACTTGGAGAACTTTGGATTGAGTCCCCGGCAGATCCAGGATACCATTGAAAACAAAGAAAAAATCTATCAGGAATTTGTACTAAACGCAAAGTCCCCCAATGTCTCTTTTCCCAGTTCCCTTAAAAGACCTCCCAGAAAAGGCAAAAAAAGAAGCGGTCTAATGATACTCCTTAATGCATCGAGCACCTTCTCAAAGGCCTACTTCGACGGCCGCGTTACGGTTGACGTCAAAAGAATCCTTCGCCTGCCGTCAAGCCTTCATTCCAAGGTAGGGCTTATAGCAACTTACATCGGCCCAAGCGAGAAAAAGCTCGAAAGGTTCAACCCCTTCAAGGATGCAGTTCCCGGGTTCAGGAAGGAAGAGGTCAGGGAAGCCTACGAGGAATGGGTGGAAGAGCACGGGGATGAGATGTGA
- the priL gene encoding DNA primase large subunit PriL, whose product MLDPFSDKAKRLVKEEFGGITELLLIIPSYVGIDQALERVLWVKSGEMPRDLLEMGDIQDLLTFYALLGALAFSPYGIEMELVKEANSRIYAKRLRRAGRISGTATELRTVDAGEIPSRDRTILERTHHHELPPDERDKLRLRYKIHLGKFLELWEGSLKEVYIREGYVYLTTEQALKLWEKSFERNFERAVNLLYEVRDELPSYYLQLYERLGEIAREYFKERLERMGSAEAGLLRFELFPPCVKIALGGVPAGLRNYAITVLLTSFLSYARLCPSPSRRDVRIRDCVGDLSVVEKEILPVIIEAGNRCSPPLFEDQPHEVKNIWYHLGFGLTDKPRLEDSGNSTWYFPPNCSKIRANAPQLCKPDRHCRNIKNPLTYYLRRLYIESRKGKQSTEGGENG is encoded by the coding sequence ATGCTTGATCCTTTCAGTGATAAAGCCAAAAGGCTCGTGAAGGAGGAATTTGGTGGAATAACGGAATTACTGTTAATAATCCCGTCCTACGTTGGGATAGACCAGGCTTTGGAAAGGGTTTTATGGGTAAAGTCGGGCGAAATGCCAAGAGACCTCCTTGAGATGGGTGATATTCAGGATTTGCTGACGTTTTATGCGCTCCTTGGTGCCCTTGCGTTTTCCCCATACGGCATCGAGATGGAGCTCGTAAAGGAAGCAAACTCAAGGATATATGCCAAGAGGCTTAGGAGAGCAGGAAGGATAAGCGGAACCGCAACCGAGCTGAGAACGGTTGATGCTGGAGAGATACCCTCACGAGACAGAACGATACTCGAAAGAACCCATCACCACGAACTTCCACCTGATGAGAGGGACAAGCTGAGGTTGAGGTACAAGATACATCTTGGAAAGTTCCTGGAACTGTGGGAGGGAAGCCTCAAAGAGGTGTACATTAGGGAGGGATACGTCTACCTGACCACGGAGCAAGCGCTAAAGCTCTGGGAGAAATCATTTGAAAGGAACTTTGAGAGGGCAGTGAATCTCCTCTACGAGGTAAGGGATGAGCTACCAAGCTACTACCTCCAGCTCTACGAAAGGCTGGGTGAGATAGCGAGGGAATACTTCAAAGAAAGGCTTGAGAGGATGGGTTCAGCAGAGGCAGGGCTACTGCGCTTTGAACTCTTCCCCCCATGCGTGAAAATCGCCCTTGGGGGTGTTCCCGCAGGCCTGAGGAACTACGCCATAACTGTTCTCCTTACGAGTTTCCTCAGCTACGCGAGGCTGTGCCCAAGCCCATCCAGGAGGGACGTCAGAATACGGGACTGCGTGGGTGACCTGAGCGTGGTCGAGAAGGAAATACTGCCGGTCATAATCGAGGCAGGCAACCGTTGCTCCCCTCCCCTCTTCGAAGACCAGCCACACGAGGTCAAGAACATCTGGTACCATCTCGGCTTCGGTCTTACGGACAAACCCCGCCTGGAGGACAGCGGAAACTCCACGTGGTACTTCCCGCCGAACTGCTCCAAGATACGGGCAAACGCTCCCCAGCTCTGCAAGCCGGACAGGCACTGCAGGAACATCAAAAATCCACTGACGTACTACCTGAGGCGCCTCTATATCGAGAGCAGAAAGGGCAAGCAGAGCACAGAGGGTGGTGAGAATGGCTGA